The following coding sequences lie in one Candidatus Latescibacterota bacterium genomic window:
- a CDS encoding tetratricopeptide repeat protein — translation MSHNKLSRHELKEDSFVTFILEAREYLRENQNKFFAGLVVLIVVIAGAIWMNNSRMHAKASAEAQFSEALASYGAGQIKSAEEMFKIIDDRFGSMEQGACSLYFLGKIALADGRNAEATSYFEKYISMSSKYPFFKDSAREGLAVSYENARDYVKASEIYLD, via the coding sequence TTGTCTCATAACAAGTTATCAAGACATGAATTGAAAGAAGATAGTTTTGTCACGTTTATTCTCGAGGCCAGAGAATATCTAAGGGAGAACCAAAACAAGTTCTTCGCCGGCCTTGTTGTCCTTATTGTTGTAATTGCCGGAGCCATCTGGATGAACAACTCCAGGATGCATGCAAAAGCGAGTGCTGAGGCACAGTTCTCCGAAGCGCTGGCGTCATACGGTGCCGGGCAGATAAAATCCGCGGAGGAGATGTTCAAGATCATCGATGATCGATTCGGTAGCATGGAACAGGGAGCATGCTCTCTCTATTTTCTGGGAAAAATTGCTCTTGCAGATGGAAGGAATGCAGAGGCTACCAGCTATTTTGAAAAATATATCTCCATGAGTTCGAAGTATCCTTTCTTCAAGGATTCGGCAAGGGAGGGTCTGGCAGTATCTTACGAGAACGCACGTGATTACGTGAAGGCATCCGAGATATACCTTGATC